In Arthrobacter sp. B3I9, the following are encoded in one genomic region:
- a CDS encoding heme-copper oxidase subunit III, with protein MVSVGTVVWLSSELMFFAGLFAMYFTLRSTSGQMWAEETAKLNFPFALVNTIVLVASSFTCQMGVFAAERLQPRRSGGRLSFTRWGMNGWFTLTFIMGAFFVAGQSTEYAMLVSEHVSLSSNAYGSAFYITTGFHGLHVIGGLVAFLLIIGRSFAAKKFGHFEATSAIVTSYYWHFVDVVWIGLFLVIYVLK; from the coding sequence ATGGTTTCCGTTGGAACCGTGGTCTGGCTGTCCAGTGAGTTGATGTTCTTCGCCGGTCTCTTCGCCATGTACTTCACTCTCCGTTCGACGTCCGGACAGATGTGGGCGGAAGAGACAGCCAAGCTCAACTTCCCCTTTGCGCTCGTAAACACGATCGTCCTCGTGGCAAGTTCCTTCACTTGCCAGATGGGCGTCTTCGCCGCCGAGCGGCTCCAGCCGCGCCGAAGTGGCGGCCGACTCAGCTTCACCCGCTGGGGAATGAACGGATGGTTCACCCTGACCTTCATCATGGGTGCCTTCTTCGTGGCCGGCCAGTCGACGGAATACGCCATGCTCGTGTCCGAGCACGTCTCCCTCTCGTCGAATGCCTACGGTTCAGCGTTCTACATCACCACGGGCTTCCACGGCCTGCACGTCATCGGCGGCCTTGTTGCCTTCCTGCTCATCATCGGCCGCTCCTTCGCAGCAAAGAAGTTCGGCCACTTCGAAGCAACCTCCGCGATCGTTACCTCGTACTACTGGCACTTCGTGGACGTCGTGTGGATCGGCCTCTTCCTGGTCATCTACGTCCTGAAGTAG
- the trpD gene encoding anthranilate phosphoribosyltransferase: MTSQASAQPAGNTWPRLIGALIDGTDLTTGSTQWAMNTIMSGEASPAQVAGFLVALRSKGETVDELAGLVEAMISNASPIGISGEKLDIVGTGGDQQNTVNISTMAALIAAGAGAKVVKHGNRAASSASGSADVLEALGVRLDLPIPRVALNADEAGITFCFAQVFHPSMRHAAVARRELGVPTAFNFLGPMINPAHVQASAVGVANERMAPLVAGVLAKRGSRGLVFRGSDGLDELTTTGPSRVWEIRNGAVTEETLDPRDLGIRRATLEELRGGDAAANAAVVRAVLSGAPGAARDAALVNAAAGLVAFDLDAVGTLADRMASALKRAAESIDSGAAAEVLERWVALSHS, encoded by the coding sequence GTGACTTCTCAGGCATCTGCCCAGCCCGCCGGCAACACCTGGCCGCGGCTCATCGGCGCGCTCATCGACGGTACGGATCTCACAACCGGAAGCACCCAGTGGGCGATGAATACGATCATGTCCGGAGAGGCATCGCCGGCACAGGTGGCGGGATTCCTCGTTGCCCTGCGGTCCAAGGGTGAGACTGTGGACGAGCTCGCGGGGCTGGTGGAGGCCATGATCTCCAACGCCAGCCCGATAGGCATCTCCGGCGAGAAGCTGGACATCGTCGGCACCGGCGGGGACCAGCAGAACACAGTGAACATCTCCACCATGGCGGCCCTGATCGCCGCCGGCGCTGGCGCCAAGGTGGTCAAGCATGGCAACCGCGCCGCGTCCTCGGCGTCAGGCTCGGCCGATGTCCTGGAGGCCCTTGGCGTCCGGTTGGACCTTCCCATTCCGCGGGTCGCGCTGAATGCCGACGAGGCCGGCATCACCTTCTGCTTCGCCCAGGTGTTCCACCCTTCCATGCGGCACGCCGCCGTCGCCCGCCGGGAACTCGGAGTGCCGACGGCATTCAACTTCCTGGGCCCGATGATCAACCCCGCCCACGTCCAGGCCTCGGCCGTCGGCGTCGCCAACGAACGGATGGCGCCCCTGGTGGCGGGCGTCCTGGCCAAGCGCGGGAGCCGCGGGCTCGTCTTCCGCGGCAGCGACGGGCTGGATGAATTGACTACCACCGGACCCTCCCGTGTCTGGGAGATCCGGAACGGCGCGGTGACGGAGGAAACACTGGACCCGCGCGACCTCGGGATCCGCCGGGCAACCCTCGAAGAGTTGCGCGGCGGGGACGCGGCGGCCAATGCCGCCGTCGTCCGTGCGGTCCTCTCGGGCGCTCCGGGAGCCGCCCGCGACGCCGCCCTGGTCAACGCCGCTGCGGGACTGGTGGCGTTCGACCTCGACGCGGTGGGCACCCTGGCGGACCGGATGGCTTCGGCCCTGAAGCGGGCGGCGGAATCAATTGATTCCGGGGCGGCTGCCGAAGTACTGGAGCGCTGGGTGGCACTCTCACACAGCTAG
- a CDS encoding ubiquinol-cytochrome c reductase iron-sulfur subunit — protein MGNHSDGSPIHSGTVATAGQNEVEKFQDPGIPPHRLRLADTDPRAAKRAERQVALLFGASVVGTLIFLVAYFAIDLGNDTTIATIRLQNTLLGIGTAFAMLGIGTGIVHWAKALMPDHEVSEERHAIRAEDDRQAAVRIVDDIVEETGIKRRPLIRNTLLGAVALAPLPALAVFGDLGPRPDDKLAHTMWAPEGGKLKRLTRDPEGTPIKAADVTIGSAFHVIPEGLNELHEGKLNEKAKAVVLLMRLNPESLKPSAGREDWGYNGIVAYSKICTHVGCPVALYEQQTHHLLCPCHQSTFDLTQECKVIFGPASRPLPQLPIAVDSEGYLVATSDFHEPVGPSYWERDEHERNNNS, from the coding sequence ATGGGCAACCATAGTGACGGCAGTCCGATCCACTCGGGCACCGTAGCTACGGCTGGTCAGAATGAGGTGGAGAAGTTCCAGGATCCTGGAATTCCCCCGCATCGTTTGCGCCTGGCTGACACGGACCCGAGGGCCGCAAAGCGAGCAGAACGGCAGGTAGCCCTACTTTTCGGGGCCTCCGTTGTCGGCACCCTGATATTCCTGGTGGCGTATTTCGCCATCGATCTGGGCAATGACACCACAATTGCCACCATCCGGCTGCAGAACACCCTGCTGGGCATCGGCACCGCCTTTGCCATGCTGGGCATCGGCACCGGCATCGTGCACTGGGCCAAAGCCCTCATGCCGGACCACGAGGTTTCGGAGGAGCGTCACGCCATCCGTGCCGAGGACGACCGCCAGGCTGCTGTGCGGATTGTCGACGACATCGTCGAGGAAACCGGCATCAAGCGGCGCCCGCTGATCCGCAACACCCTGCTCGGCGCGGTCGCCCTGGCTCCCCTGCCGGCTCTGGCTGTGTTCGGTGACCTCGGTCCCCGTCCCGACGACAAGCTGGCGCACACCATGTGGGCACCGGAGGGCGGCAAGCTCAAGCGGCTTACCCGCGACCCCGAGGGCACCCCGATCAAGGCCGCAGATGTCACGATCGGATCCGCCTTCCACGTCATTCCGGAAGGCCTCAACGAGCTGCACGAAGGCAAGCTGAACGAAAAGGCCAAGGCCGTCGTCCTGCTCATGCGCCTGAACCCGGAGTCCCTCAAGCCCTCCGCGGGCCGCGAGGACTGGGGTTACAACGGCATCGTCGCGTACTCCAAGATCTGCACCCACGTTGGTTGCCCTGTTGCCCTTTACGAGCAGCAGACCCACCACCTGTTGTGCCCGTGCCACCAGTCAACCTTCGACCTGACCCAGGAATGCAAGGTTATCTTCGGCCCGGCCAGCCGGCCGCTCCCCCAGCTGCCCATCGCAGTTGACTCCGAGGGCTACCTCGTCGCCACCAGCGACTTCCATGAACCTGTAGGACCTAGCTATTGGGAGCGTGATGAGCATGAGCGCAACAACAACAGCTAA
- a CDS encoding cytochrome c — translation MKALSQKRRHPLAAIALLLMGLLVTGGLYAVATTVNQAKATTTFTANDVEEGGKLFEANCATCHGMGASGSPSGPSLVGVGAAAVDFQVGTGRMPMQMNGPQAYKKPVQFNEEQTRQLAAYVASLGPGPAIPEAGVLDEQGDSAKGGELFRTNCAMCHNAAAAGGALTRGKFAPALAGVSGEHIYEAMVTGPQNMPVFNDANISPEGKRDIITFLKQIEANGSPGGADLGALGPVSEGLFVWIAGLGVIIAFTIWLTSRTS, via the coding sequence GTGAAGGCACTCTCGCAGAAGCGACGTCACCCGCTGGCAGCAATAGCGCTGCTACTGATGGGCCTCTTGGTCACGGGTGGGCTGTACGCCGTTGCTACCACTGTCAACCAGGCCAAGGCCACCACCACCTTCACCGCCAATGACGTTGAAGAAGGCGGAAAGCTCTTCGAGGCCAACTGCGCCACCTGCCACGGCATGGGTGCGAGCGGATCGCCGTCCGGACCCTCCCTGGTCGGCGTGGGCGCCGCAGCAGTTGACTTCCAGGTTGGCACCGGCCGCATGCCCATGCAGATGAACGGTCCCCAGGCCTACAAGAAGCCTGTCCAGTTCAACGAAGAGCAGACCCGCCAGCTGGCCGCCTACGTTGCCAGCCTCGGCCCCGGCCCGGCCATCCCCGAAGCCGGAGTCCTCGATGAGCAGGGCGACTCCGCCAAGGGTGGAGAGCTCTTCCGCACCAACTGCGCCATGTGCCACAACGCCGCCGCTGCCGGCGGTGCACTCACCCGGGGTAAGTTCGCCCCGGCCCTGGCGGGAGTCTCCGGCGAGCACATCTACGAGGCCATGGTCACCGGCCCGCAGAACATGCCCGTCTTCAACGACGCGAACATCTCCCCGGAAGGTAAGCGCGACATCATCACCTTCCTGAAGCAGATTGAAGCCAACGGCTCCCCGGGCGGCGCCGACCTTGGTGCCCTGGGCCCGGTATCCGAAGGACTTTTCGTCTGGATCGCCGGCCTGGGCGTCATCATCGCCTTCACCATCTGGCTGACCTCGCGGACGTCCTAA
- a CDS encoding elongation factor G-like protein EF-G2, protein MPAKDAKAPAKNAGRGADLRRADTTEGPPPDRPEQIRNIALVGHSGAGKTMLSEALLAATGAISRMGSIAEGTTVSDSEPAAIHQQRSVALSVVPLGVDGVKVNLLDTPGYGEFVGELRAGLRAADGALFVVSAVDDIDAATSALWAECESARMPRAVVISRLDHPRADFEAALARCRRAFGDAVMPLYVPLGSGTAAAGLLGLLSGTVSEPVLDNPVPVFRTADDAERAASETARSALIEGIIAESEDETLMDRYLAGEDIALDILIQDLETAVARASFHPVLPTSAETGLGVAELLETVTRAFPSPAERQLPPVTDLAGAPAGLLGCDPEGPLAGEVVRTTIDPFLGRVCLVRIFSGTLREDTAVHVSGHGLADRGHEDHDSDERVAHLYSPMGSSLRPVPYSVAGDICALTKLGTAETGDTVSSKELPLLVQPWEMPEPLLPVAIEAASHGDEDVLARSLGKVAAGDPTLRVERNSETHQLILWCMGEAHAEVVLGRLRDQGVNLHTVDVVTPLRETFAAAASGHGRYVKQSGGHGQYAVCDIEVEPLERGTGFQFIDKTVGGVIPGPFIASVEKGVRTQMQKGVAAGFPVVDIRVTLLGGKAHSVDSSDAAFQAAGALALREAAATTRIQLLEPVSEVTISVPEEHVGAVMSGLSSRRARLTGTTSTGGDITEIAAEVPDQELLRYSIDLRALTSGSGRFSRTYLRHEPVPASAARPAAKA, encoded by the coding sequence ATGCCGGCAAAGGATGCAAAGGCGCCGGCAAAGAACGCCGGCCGTGGTGCCGACCTCCGGCGTGCAGACACCACCGAAGGCCCTCCGCCGGACCGGCCGGAACAAATCCGGAACATAGCCCTCGTCGGCCACTCGGGGGCAGGGAAGACGATGCTCAGCGAGGCGCTGCTCGCCGCGACCGGCGCTATCTCACGGATGGGGTCGATCGCAGAGGGCACCACCGTGAGCGATTCGGAACCGGCGGCGATCCACCAGCAGCGATCCGTCGCCCTCTCAGTGGTTCCTCTCGGCGTCGACGGCGTCAAGGTGAACCTGCTCGACACCCCAGGATACGGAGAGTTTGTCGGTGAACTGCGGGCCGGCCTGCGGGCTGCTGACGGGGCGCTGTTTGTTGTGTCAGCGGTTGACGATATCGACGCCGCCACCAGCGCTCTCTGGGCAGAGTGCGAGAGCGCCCGCATGCCCAGGGCGGTTGTGATCAGCCGTCTGGACCACCCCCGGGCGGATTTCGAGGCCGCCCTGGCCAGGTGCCGGCGTGCTTTCGGAGACGCCGTGATGCCCCTGTACGTGCCGCTCGGCTCAGGCACCGCAGCGGCGGGCCTGCTGGGGCTCCTCTCCGGAACCGTGTCTGAGCCTGTGCTGGACAACCCGGTGCCCGTGTTCCGGACGGCCGACGACGCCGAACGCGCCGCCTCGGAGACGGCGCGCAGCGCGCTTATTGAAGGGATCATCGCCGAGAGCGAAGACGAGACGCTGATGGACCGGTACCTTGCGGGGGAGGACATCGCCCTGGACATCCTGATCCAGGACCTGGAGACCGCGGTGGCCCGGGCGTCCTTCCACCCTGTACTGCCGACCTCCGCGGAAACCGGCCTGGGCGTGGCGGAACTGCTCGAGACGGTGACGCGGGCGTTCCCGTCCCCGGCCGAACGCCAACTGCCGCCCGTGACGGATCTTGCCGGTGCCCCGGCCGGCCTGCTCGGCTGCGACCCCGAGGGACCCCTGGCCGGTGAGGTGGTGCGCACCACGATCGACCCCTTCCTTGGCAGAGTGTGCCTGGTGCGAATTTTCTCCGGCACCCTGCGGGAGGATACGGCCGTCCACGTCAGCGGCCACGGCCTTGCCGACCGGGGCCATGAGGACCACGACAGTGACGAGCGGGTTGCGCACCTTTACTCACCGATGGGTTCGAGCCTGCGGCCGGTCCCGTACAGCGTTGCGGGAGATATCTGTGCCCTCACTAAGCTGGGCACCGCCGAAACGGGGGACACCGTCTCGTCCAAGGAACTGCCCCTCCTGGTCCAGCCGTGGGAGATGCCCGAACCGCTGCTGCCCGTTGCCATTGAAGCGGCCTCTCACGGTGACGAGGACGTCCTCGCCAGGAGCCTGGGAAAGGTCGCGGCGGGTGACCCCACGCTCCGGGTTGAACGGAATTCCGAGACGCACCAGCTGATTCTGTGGTGCATGGGCGAGGCCCACGCGGAGGTGGTCCTCGGCCGGCTGAGGGACCAGGGCGTAAACCTCCACACGGTTGATGTGGTGACTCCGTTGCGGGAGACCTTCGCGGCAGCAGCGTCCGGTCACGGCCGGTACGTGAAACAGTCCGGCGGCCACGGCCAGTACGCCGTCTGCGACATCGAAGTTGAGCCGCTGGAGCGGGGCACCGGCTTTCAGTTCATCGACAAAACGGTCGGAGGGGTGATCCCGGGGCCTTTCATCGCTTCGGTGGAAAAGGGGGTACGGACCCAAATGCAGAAAGGTGTTGCCGCCGGCTTCCCCGTCGTCGATATCCGGGTGACGTTGCTCGGAGGCAAGGCGCATAGTGTGGACTCTTCTGACGCGGCCTTCCAGGCGGCTGGCGCACTGGCCCTGCGGGAGGCCGCCGCGACCACCCGGATCCAGTTGCTGGAACCCGTCTCGGAGGTGACTATCAGCGTGCCGGAGGAGCACGTCGGCGCGGTGATGAGCGGCCTGTCGTCCCGGCGCGCGCGACTGACGGGGACGACGTCGACGGGCGGAGATATCACCGAAATCGCTGCAGAGGTTCCGGATCAGGAACTGTTGCGCTACTCGATTGATTTGCGCGCACTGACTTCCGGGAGCGGGCGGTTCAGCAGGACCTACCTGCGGCACGAGCCGGTGCCGGCGAGCGCTGCCCGCCCGGCCGCGAAGGCTTGA
- a CDS encoding VOC family protein — protein sequence MNEKVTTCLWFDNQAEEAAEHYVSLFEDGKVLDVARYGEGGPGPAGQAITVRFEIGGRTFTALNGGPAFTFNEAVSFVVDCGSQEEVDRYWAALSQGGAEGQCGWLKDRYGVSWQVVPSVLGRLIGGPDPLASQRAMQAMLGMQKLDIAELQRAYDGG from the coding sequence GTGAACGAAAAAGTCACGACCTGCCTGTGGTTCGACAACCAGGCCGAGGAAGCCGCCGAGCACTACGTTTCCCTCTTCGAGGACGGCAAGGTCCTGGACGTGGCCCGCTACGGCGAAGGCGGTCCCGGGCCCGCAGGCCAGGCGATCACCGTCCGCTTCGAGATCGGAGGCCGGACGTTCACGGCGCTGAACGGAGGACCGGCCTTCACCTTCAACGAAGCGGTCTCCTTCGTTGTGGATTGCGGCTCCCAGGAAGAGGTTGACCGGTATTGGGCGGCGCTGAGCCAGGGCGGCGCCGAGGGGCAGTGCGGCTGGCTCAAGGACAGGTACGGCGTCTCGTGGCAGGTGGTCCCGTCCGTGCTGGGCCGGCTGATCGGCGGGCCGGACCCGTTGGCCAGCCAGCGCGCGATGCAGGCCATGCTCGGGATGCAGAAGCTGGACATCGCGGAGCTGCAAAGGGCCTACGACGGCGGCTGA
- a CDS encoding DUF3054 domain-containing protein — translation MTSSTPGVSGNPASHPVRDAGFSRSAALAAAADVVFILVFAAIGRDAHQRAEDVTGVLATAWPFLAGAAASWLVLRAWRAPLALWPAGVGVWLGTVAVGMLLRAATGQTVVLPFVIVALLALAVFLLGYRLLALAVDRFRTRRRQA, via the coding sequence ATGACGTCATCCACGCCCGGAGTTTCCGGTAATCCAGCCAGTCATCCAGTCCGCGACGCCGGGTTCAGTCGGTCCGCCGCGCTGGCCGCCGCGGCCGACGTCGTCTTCATCCTTGTTTTTGCCGCCATCGGACGGGATGCGCACCAGCGCGCTGAAGACGTCACCGGGGTCCTGGCCACTGCCTGGCCTTTCCTCGCCGGTGCCGCCGCAAGCTGGCTGGTTCTGCGCGCCTGGCGCGCTCCTCTCGCCCTGTGGCCGGCCGGCGTCGGCGTCTGGCTGGGAACGGTGGCCGTCGGCATGCTGCTGCGGGCGGCCACCGGGCAGACCGTGGTTCTGCCCTTCGTCATCGTGGCGCTGCTGGCGCTGGCCGTTTTCCTGCTTGGATACCGGCTCCTGGCCTTGGCGGTGGACCGGTTCCGCACACGCCGCCGGCAGGCCTGA
- a CDS encoding Lrp/AsnC family transcriptional regulator: MVTAFVLIKTDASRIPETAEEISAIPGISEVYSVTGEWDLIAIARVAKHEDLADAIADKLSKVPGVVHTTTQIAFRAYSQHDLDAAFALGFEQ, from the coding sequence GTGGTGACCGCTTTCGTCCTGATCAAGACAGACGCTTCCCGCATCCCCGAAACCGCTGAAGAAATCTCCGCCATCCCGGGCATCAGCGAGGTCTACTCCGTGACCGGGGAATGGGATCTGATCGCCATCGCCAGGGTGGCGAAGCACGAGGACCTCGCGGACGCCATCGCGGACAAGCTCTCCAAGGTTCCCGGAGTGGTGCACACCACCACCCAGATCGCGTTCCGCGCCTACTCCCAGCACGACCTCGACGCGGCCTTCGCACTCGGGTTCGAACAGTAG